Proteins encoded within one genomic window of Eurosta solidaginis isolate ZX-2024a chromosome 1, ASM4086904v1, whole genome shotgun sequence:
- the LOC137238211 gene encoding uncharacterized protein, translating into MDINEKMELLIQETTLLRKEVGQLKDALTKQNCKIVRLIKDQCNVAKQQEKIEQARRSPDPVHRAQLDIFPIKTQDDLESAEINIKEDNRREYIALAKALLMPGSFKKNLHKILGIDIIVDYNVDGRHNKKRILDYPNLLDVLYQATTKEGWNYKYFLDDLRLGFKCAKNKQFKLNWTQKQKHIDEPIIKIEEVLIPYDD; encoded by the exons ATGGATATTAATGAAAAAATGGAACTGCTAATCCAAGAAACGACATTGTTGCGGAAAGAAGTTGGACAGTTAAAAG atgcgCTAACCAAACAAAACTGCAAGATTGTAAGACTAATTAAAGATCAATGCAATGTTGCAAAACAGCAAGAAAAAATAGAGCAGGCGAGACGTTCACCTGACCCCGTCCATAGAGCGCAGTTGGATATATTTCCCATAAAAACACAAGATGATTTAGAGAGTGCTGAGATTAACATAAAAGAGGATAATAGGCGTGAATAT ATAGCCCTAGCCAAGGCACTATTGATGCCCGGAAGTTTCAAAAAGAATCTCCACAAAATTTTGGGTATTGATATTATTGTGGATTATAATGTCGATGGTAGGCACAATAAAAAGCGTATTTTAGATTACCCAAATTTATTGGATGTACTTTATC AAGCCACAACTAAGGAAGGCTGGAATTATAAATACTTCCTAGATGATCTCAGACTTGGATTTAAATGCGCTAAAAACAAGCAGTTCAAACTTAATTGGACACAAAAACAGAAACATATTGATGAACCCATTATTAAAATTGAAGAAGTTTTAATTCCATATGATGATTAA
- the LOC137238208 gene encoding uncharacterized protein isoform X2 — translation MDITTQMQQLSDEISQIRSDVQEIKGFMDHQGEVIDELLNGHKELMNRMVKHEKEAEEERNIQRPVFPIMTQEDLDNCEEFIGKDERKKEEMVRFLKPLLMPVGLKQKLIHVLSDNILMSYNLEGTHGKKRMLQYPKLLSVLYSATNRLGWSYKLFLDDLRRGFQYGKKKHFKLKCQMNKLKKLQAQNPLSSGAEKDSADDTDY, via the exons ATGGATATCACAACGCAAATGCAACAATTGTCAGATGAGATCAGCCAGATCCGCTCCGATGTCCAAGAGATAAAAG GTTTTATGGATCATCAGGGTGAGGTCATAGACGAATTACTAAACGGACATAAGGAACTTATGAACCGCATGGTAAAACACGAAAAGGAAGCAGAAGAAGAAAGAAACATACAGAGGCCCGTATTTCCAATTATGACACAAGAAGATTTAGACAATTGCGAAGAATTTATTGGAAAGGAtgaaagaaagaaagaagaaatg GTACGCTTTCTTAAACCACTTTTAATGCCAGTCGGTCTGAAGCAAAAACTAATACACGTTTTATCCGATAATATATTAATGAGTTACAATCTCGAAGGCACACATGGGAAAAAGCGTATGTTGCAGTATCCAAAGCTGCTCAGTGTATTATATA GTGCAACCAACCGCCTTGGTTGGTcgtataaattatttttagatgACTTGCGCAGAGGTTTTCAATATGGCAAGAAAAAACATTTCAAACTAAAATGTCaaatgaacaaattaaaaaagttaCAGGCACAAAATCCATTATCAAGCGGCGCAGAAAAAGACAGTGCTGATGATACGGATTACTAA
- the LOC137238208 gene encoding uncharacterized protein isoform X1, with protein sequence MDITTQMQQLSDEISQIRSDVQEIKGFMDHQGEVIDELLNGHKELMNRMVKHEKEAEEERNIQRPVFPIMTQEDLDNCEEFIGKDERKKEEMVRFLKPLLMPVGLKQKLIHVLSDNILMSYNLEGTHGKKRMLQYPKLLSVLYSATDRPGWSYNLFLDDLRRGFQYGKKKHFRLKCRLKSLKSLKSSKKVKKNPLSSGAEEEDDDDDDEDDADY encoded by the exons ATGGATATCACAACGCAAATGCAACAATTGTCAGATGAGATCAGCCAGATCCGCTCCGATGTCCAAGAGATAAAAG GTTTTATGGATCATCAGGGTGAGGTCATAGACGAATTACTAAACGGACATAAGGAACTTATGAACCGCATGGTAAAACACGAAAAGGAAGCAGAAGAAGAAAGAAACATACAGAGGCCCGTATTTCCAATTATGACACAAGAAGATTTAGACAATTGCGAAGAATTTATTGGAAAGGAtgaaagaaagaaagaagaaatg GTACGCTTTCTTAAACCACTTTTAATGCCAGTCGGTCTGAAGCAAAAACTAATACACGTTTTATCCGATAATATATTAATGAGTTACAATCTCGAAGGCACACATGGGAAAAAGCGTATGTTGCAGTATCCAAAGCTGCTCAGTGTATTATATA GTGCAACTGATCGTCCCGGTTGGTCGTATAATTTGTTTTTAGATGACTTGCGTAGAGGTTTTCAATATGGCAAGAAGAAACATTTTAGGCTAAAATGTAGATTGAAATCTTTGAAATCTTTAAAATCTTCAAAGAAAGTCAAGAAAAACCCATTATCAAgtggtgcagaagaagaagatgatgatgatgacgatgaggATGATGCGGATTACTAA